The Lolium rigidum isolate FL_2022 chromosome 2, APGP_CSIRO_Lrig_0.1, whole genome shotgun sequence genomic interval ACTGAATTAGGGTCCATCTTGATCACGTGATGCAGAATAATCCATAAGAGATTGTTTGTCGTGGCAGGATCGTGGAACTCAATTGAGATTCCATACCCAACATGTTTGAATGTCATGGAATCTGAACTGTCATTTCAATTGGAAATTTCGGAAATGTCATTTCAATTGAAAATTTCAGTGATCTGCCAAATGAAATGAGGTGTGCCAAACAATTGACAGAATTGATTTTCACAAGTACGGCCCATAAGTGTACATAGTGATATTTCGAGTTTTGAGAAATATACCTTTTTCTCAATCAAACTAGAACGAGATGGCATGTTTGAATCCACTTCACTAATACAGATTGTCTAAAAATGAAATAAACACAATGGAATCATTTTAAGAACATTTGCTTCTGAATTAACATCTGTGAATCACTGAATTGGCCACTGAAGTAGACAAATCAGTTTTATGCACCTCCCAGTCACATCCGTTAGCACCATCCTAAGGAGTGCAATATTAATTAACAAGCTTAGCAATGGTACTACTACTAAGCTTTTTAACTGGTAGCACCTTATCCCGGCATCACTTGGCACTCTTGCCTGTCATTTTCTTCTCACCTCTACAGCGTGTCATTTGTATCTAGGAATGTGTATGTTTTAAGCTTATCTGAGACCGCAGTCTGAAGttccaaaaggaaaaaaaaagatagaCCATAGCTGGAGGGTGCACCGTACCAGAAGGGGCTCGCCAGAAGGGCGGCTGCTCCTTCTCCGCCCACTTTCTCAAGGAAATGCTTTTCCGTTTCTTCTGTTTGAGTTAGTTCCATTCgctttagggcatgtacaatcgtTCCGACGATGGCTATCTGTAACAACTCCCCACGTCACGTATAGACAGCCTATGGACACCATGTACAGCAGTGTAGCCTATTTAGCTGTCTGTAACCACCAACCACTCGTAAATCATGCGCGGAAGAGATGATTCAACTTGACCCACGATTAGCGACGCCCTTTCCATACAACGGGAAATAGTCCGTCGGTAAGTGGCTACTTTCACGGAAATAGACCGTCTTTATTTCTACAGACAGACTCGGCAGTTTTTTGTTTCCTCTCTCCCCCACGTCATCTAATTTCCTACGTGGCCTATATTACAAACAGCTGACTAGACATcactgtacatgcccttagaGATAACGTTTCTGACCACAGACCACCGTTATCATGGCGTCTGCCTATCCAGAAGTAGCTCTTCTGGCACCGAAATGACGCGGATAACCGCATTGGAAAAGGTTTCTTCTTTCTCCTTGAGATATCAAGCAAGATTAAATGGGATAGAGTGCACAATCATTTCCTGCCATATATGCCTAGCCTCATGGATTGAATGCTCATCGATAAGGATATCTTCTGATGGAAAAAGTTTGAACAGGATAGTCCCCAGAAAAATTCTGAACTTGAACCTGGCTGATTTATTCAGCACATCTGCCTTGGGAGACGCACCACATCCGGCCAGGGAAGGATTAGACACAAACGCATGGCCATCACACCAGTTGCCTCCGATGTTAGAACTGTTACAGGACAACACGGCTGAACTGATCCTCACTCTACTGCGTGAAAACTGAAGCCTTTTCGGTTGATAAGCTCCATCAACTACAGTTCCATGTTCTCGCCAGTTTTCCTGGCTCGATTTGTACTATTGGCACTGAATGGTGATTTGTAATCACAAACTAGTCCACTACTAGAAACAGGGGTGTCTTAATATCTGAAAAACTTCTGAATTCATAGGAAGCATACAAAAGGCTCAAATGCCCTGCATTAACTCAGAAGTTCAGAATAACTGTCAGTTGTATCGGCCGGTGCTTCTTATCGAAAACTGCATTATAACTTTTTTCCTCAAGATTATGACTATTTTCTGCATCAATGGAACATACTCCTTGAATCTCACAATATATAGCACAGTCGACACATGAATTGATTTTCTACATGGATTGTGCCGTATTTGACCGGGCAAGGGTCAAGCAACCTCCTGAAATGACAGCATCAGTGACATCAGTGATTCCAACAGTCAGCAAAAGGATAGAGCTAGAAACTTTGATATAACCAACTCCATGCACGTCTTAGATACCAACACGCCCTGCACAATTCTCAAACAACCATTCATGGCAGACACACCAGAGGAAGTCTTGGGCTTTGTCAGGCCAAAACCACCACGCGCCTCCATCTTCTTTGATCTTCCCGCGACACCCCATAAGCAGCCACAACATGTTCATATGGCTCTAGACAGCATCTCCCACATGCTCATGGAGGAAGATATTGTTGAAAAAATCATGTGCCAGTACCCTGATAACCCGATTCTCCTACAAGCCCAGCAGCCCTTCGCAGAAATCCTCTATGGTGCCTCCGACATAGTAACATCGTCTAATGGCCAGGAGTTCTCGGCACCCATCATGCCTTCTTCTGCATTGCTGCCCAGCCAGGACACTGTGGAACCCAATAGCATTGAAGGAAGCACCAGCATGCAGATGATGTCAACAATGGCATTCTTGAAAGGCATGGAAGAGGCCAGACTGTTCTTGCCCGGTGGAGATAATGAGAGGTTCGCCTGTAAGAAAAGGTTTCATGAGGATGGAGATGTGAGGGATAATAACGTGGGCAGGAGAAGGAAGCAAATCATGATTTCTGAATCAGAGGAACAAGTCACCGCACGCAACTTGTTGGACCAGCTCGTGCTCAAGGACCATGGCTTGGGCTCCGGTGCAACCCAGAAGCCCACAAGTGAGGTAAAGCAACAGAACATATGCATGCAGGTGCCGCGCATCAGGCGTGGCATGGCGCAGATGATTGTGGTCGACCTAGAAACACAATTGTTCCGATGCGCAGAGGCGGTGGCCACCAACGACCGACACAACGCAGGCAGGTTGTTAGAGATAATCAAAGGACACTCATCACCAACGGGGGACACCACAGAGCGCCTGGCTCATTACTTTGCTGAGGGGCTAGAGGCACGTCTGGCTGGTGCAGGGAGCGAGCTCTACCTCTTACTCATGACGGTGAAACACTCCTCCGTCGTGGAATTTATCAAGGCCTATCAGCTTTACATGGATGCCACCTGCTCCACCAAGGTGGCGTTCCTCTTCTCCAACAAGACCATTTATAACATCGCCGCGGGAAAGAGCAAGCTGCACATTGTACACTACGGCATCGGGGATGGTCTCCAGTGGACAGACTTACTCCGCTGGTTCGCAGAAAGGGAGGGAGGGCCTCCGGAGGTAAGGATTACTGGCATTAACAGACCACAAACTGTATTTCATTCTGCCAAGCGGACTGAGGAGGCAGGTCACAGGCTAATCCTTAGTGCACGCAAGCTTGGTGTGTCATTCAAGTTCCGCGCCATCACCGCAAAATTTGAGACCGTCCGTGTTGAGGATCTCGACATCAATCCTGACGAGGTACTCATCGTGAACACCATATTTCAGTTTAGGACCCTAATGGATGAGACCATAATTGTTGATAGGATAAACCCAAGAGACCAGGTCCTAAACACTATCAGGAAGATGAAGCCAGCTGTCTTCATACATGGTGTAGTCAATGCATCATACTGTGCGGCCTCCTTTGTAACACGTTTCCGCGAGGCACTCTATAACTTCTTGGCGGGGTTTGACTTGATGGAGGCCACTGTCCCACGAGACAATAACTTGAGGGTTGTAGTCGAGCGTGACATCTTCGCAcggtccgccatgaacattatcgcCTGCGAGGGTGCAGATAGGGTGGAGCGTACTCAACACTACAAGGATTGGCAAGTACGTAATCAGCGAGCGGGCCTAAAGCAGCTTCCATTGGATCCTGACATTATTAGTGTGCTGAAAGCTCAAGTGAAGAAGCGCAACCAGAAGAATTTTATGATCAACGAGGATCACCAGTGGCTTCTGCAGGGATGGAAAGGTCGTGTGCTCTCTGCCATTTCGATATGGGCAGCTAATAATGTTACTAGCTAACTGTCACTCAACATAGTTTCAAGAACCGTAGTTTAATGCACCCTAGCAACATTTCAACCATGTTTTTCCCATATAGTCCATTGGGTTTTCATGAAAGAAACCATTTCTGCCAAATACACTTGGGTATGATTATTGAATGAAATGTCTCTTTTGCACCTTCAAGTTATGGTGGTCCCTTGTATTCGTTTTGAGTATCAGGCAAGTGGCCAAGCAGCATAGTTCAAAGCCTTCCAAGCTATTCCCGGTGATATGGTAcaaaatacatgtggtataacaGGCAACTTGAGAAATATCGAGGGACTGGAAACAAGAGTACTAACCATCTACTCCTCCTATCCTAATGAATTGAATGCTCATCGAATGAATGAATATGTATATGCTTATCTTCGGACTGAAAAAGTTTGAACAGAGTACTCACTAGAAAGTTACTGAACTTGAAACTGACTGATATATCCAATATATTTTCCTCGAGAGACACACCACATCCGATCAGGAAAATTTTGACCGAAAATATGCTGACCAGGATTTCCATTTGTTAACCAGAAAATGAACAAGTAACTGCAGAGCCATCAAACCAGTTGCGCGAGGAACTGTTACAGCAAGTCTGAACTGATGCTCAGTTTACTGCACGAAAGCTGAAACCTTTTAGGTTGATAAACTACAACAGCTACAGTTTGCATTTTCTCGCCAGTTTTCTTGGCTCGATTTCTACTATTTCCGTAAATGATGAATTGTAACCACAAATACTGCAGTGCTAGAAAcaacgccttcatatttgaaaaaATTCATATAAAGAATATCTGGAGAAATCGTTTCTGAGTTCTGAGAAAGCATACAAAATGCTCAAATGTGTGTCTTGCTGAGTTGCTTGGTGGTTTTGACCTAGATTTATCTGTTTCTTAGCCAAGGCTAGTATCCTGTTATCattttttccttctctagtttcctCTGCCAAGTAGTTTTTGGCTTGTACAGTTTTTTTGCCCTACTATCAAAGCAAAGCAGAGCTCCTGCTGTTCAGGCTAAAAAAATGCTCAAATGTTCTGCATCAGAGTTCACAAGTTCAGAATAACTGACAGTCGTTCTATTCAATGGTGATTCTTATCGAAGGTTCCATTTCTCGGCCACCAAATCACCGAGAGGACAAACTACCACCATAGTTCCTTAATAAATTGAactgccaaaacgtcttataattaggaatggagggagtatattaaaACTCTCTCCCCAGGACTATGATTACATCCAGCATTAATGGAACAGAATCCTTGGATCTTACAGTATATAGCACAACCTGTCGATGCATCTATATTCTGCAGAAGTTGTACCAAATTTGACCGGACAGGGATTAACGGTTAGGAAAATGGCTCCAAAACCAAGGTGATTCTTTTGTACATTTGTGCAGGCACTGCTGGTGCTGGACGACTAATCCAACTTGCTGAAATGGCAGCATCGGTAGTTCCAACAGCCAGCAAAGCTGATTGAGAAACTTCGATAGATATAACCAACTCCAAGTCGTAGTTATTAACATACACCGTACCATTGTCAAGCACCATGCACCCATTCATGGCAGCCACACCGGAGGAAGTCTTGGGCTTTGTCAGGCCAACATCACCGCCCCCCTCCATCTTCCTCGACCTCCCCCCGACACCCCATCAGCAGCCTGCACAGAATTTACATATGGCCTTAGACAGCATCTCCCGCATGCTCATGGAGGAAGACATTGTTGAGAAAATCATGTATCAGTACCCCGAGAACCCGATTCTCCTGCAAGCCCAGCAGCCGTTCGCTCAAATCCTCTCAGGTGCGCCTGACATAACATCACCAAATGGCCAGGAGTCCTTGGCACCCATCATGCTTTCTTCTGCATTGCTGCCCAGCCAACCCAGCACCATGAACCTCCAGGACAGGGATTTAGACACCTCCTCTTTGAATGGCATGGACAGCATCTCGTCCCCCGTTGAAGGCCACACCGGCATGCAGATGCTATCAGCCATGGCATTCTTGAAACGCATGGAAGAAGCCAGATTCTTATTGTCTGGTGCAGATAGTGAGATGTTGGCTTGTAAGAAGAGGTTTCATGAAGAAGATGGTGATGCAAGGGATAGCGTGGGAAGGATAAGGAAGCAAATCATGATTCCAGTACAGGATGAATCAGATGAAGAAGCCACCGCCCGCAACTTGTTGGACCAGCTCATGCTCGAGGACCACGGCTTGTGCTCCAGTGCAATGCAGAAGCTCCGTGTCATGACCGGTGAGGTTATAAAGCAACAGAACATATGCGTGCAGGTGCCACGCATGAAGAGTGGCATGAAACAGATGTTTGTGGTTGACCTAGAAACACTGTTGCTCCATTGC includes:
- the LOC124690748 gene encoding scarecrow-like protein 33; protein product: MADTPEEVLGFVRPKPPRASIFFDLPATPHKQPQHVHMALDSISHMLMEEDIVEKIMCQYPDNPILLQAQQPFAEILYGASDIVTSSNGQEFSAPIMPSSALLPSQDTVEPNSIEGSTSMQMMSTMAFLKGMEEARLFLPGGDNERFACKKRFHEDGDVRDNNVGRRRKQIMISESEEQVTARNLLDQLVLKDHGLGSGATQKPTSEVKQQNICMQVPRIRRGMAQMIVVDLETQLFRCAEAVATNDRHNAGRLLEIIKGHSSPTGDTTERLAHYFAEGLEARLAGAGSELYLLLMTVKHSSVVEFIKAYQLYMDATCSTKVAFLFSNKTIYNIAAGKSKLHIVHYGIGDGLQWTDLLRWFAEREGGPPEVRITGINRPQTVFHSAKRTEEAGHRLILSARKLGVSFKFRAITAKFETVRVEDLDINPDEVLIVNTIFQFRTLMDETIIVDRINPRDQVLNTIRKMKPAVFIHGVVNASYCAASFVTRFREALYNFLAGFDLMEATVPRDNNLRVVVERDIFARSAMNIIACEGADRVERTQHYKDWQVRNQRAGLKQLPLDPDIISVLKAQVKKRNQKNFMINEDHQWLLQGWKGRVLSAISIWAANNVTS